The proteins below are encoded in one region of Sporosarcina sp. FSL K6-1508:
- a CDS encoding DUF4362 domain-containing protein encodes MKPCVRTGFILLICVWLAACGNSIQVGHKSGEVFTPYDTDIVQVGNKVENLEAMDQFVEDSKNGIEKEVRYIVFENESADPTAVYTLKARTDSEAELSWVEISRDWNYDAEGHDIIEPQQCSSVSKDTERGAFYLNECFHTWEIKLMPLS; translated from the coding sequence GTGAAACCTTGTGTAAGGACTGGATTTATCCTTTTAATCTGTGTATGGCTTGCGGCGTGCGGAAACAGCATACAAGTAGGACATAAAAGCGGAGAGGTTTTTACGCCATATGATACAGATATTGTTCAGGTTGGAAATAAAGTAGAGAATTTGGAAGCCATGGATCAATTTGTGGAGGATTCAAAGAATGGAATAGAAAAAGAAGTTCGCTATATAGTTTTTGAAAATGAAAGCGCTGATCCTACGGCAGTTTATACGTTAAAAGCTCGCACAGATTCAGAAGCTGAATTAAGTTGGGTTGAGATATCACGGGATTGGAATTATGATGCAGAGGGTCATGACATTATTGAGCCGCAACAGTGTAGCAGCGTTTCCAAGGATACAGAACGAGGTGCATTTTATCTTAATGAATGCTTCCATACATGGGAGATTAAACTCATGCCTCTTAGCTAA
- a CDS encoding VOC family protein, with amino-acid sequence MSKGLIHHLEIYVSDLKSTVDFWSWFLEELGYNQFQEWEGGMSWKIEETYIVFVQAEKRFLDVPYHRCRVGLNHLAFHALSRQHVDDVTVKLRDKGVRVLYTAEHPFAGGKDHYAVYFEDPDRIKVELVAP; translated from the coding sequence TTGTCAAAAGGACTCATTCATCATCTGGAAATTTATGTTTCTGATTTAAAGAGCACCGTTGATTTTTGGAGTTGGTTTTTAGAGGAATTGGGATATAACCAGTTTCAAGAGTGGGAAGGTGGTATGAGTTGGAAAATAGAGGAAACGTATATCGTATTTGTACAAGCCGAAAAAAGGTTTCTTGATGTACCCTATCATAGGTGTCGGGTGGGTCTTAATCATCTAGCATTTCACGCACTGTCACGTCAGCATGTCGATGACGTGACGGTGAAATTAAGGGATAAAGGAGTAAGGGTACTCTATACTGCTGAGCATCCATTTGCGGGAGGGAAGGACCATTATGCTGTTTACTTTGAGGACCCAGATAGAATTAAAGTTGAATTGGTAGCGCCTTAA
- a CDS encoding GntR family transcriptional regulator encodes MKEIGVKEVTQNNKSPRSAYHQAYEVIRDRILNGDMPGGTKVVEEKLAAELGFSRTPIRDSLRQLGHEGLIVNKKVVQPTEKDLRNLFQVRILLEGFSAKSAATYLPEEELNSLSNCVRLGREGTVEEIMDANERFHKIIVQASGNALMIDTIDRMKSIIYLFRKTVVLYNRPRLIDEHEEIYEAIKARDGEKAKQLMEAHLKEDLDFCLHILRSSNHNRI; translated from the coding sequence TTGAAGGAAATAGGAGTGAAAGAAGTGACCCAAAACAATAAAAGCCCTCGCTCTGCTTACCATCAAGCATACGAAGTGATTCGTGATAGAATTTTAAACGGAGATATGCCAGGCGGCACCAAAGTTGTAGAAGAAAAATTAGCAGCAGAATTAGGGTTTAGCCGCACACCTATCAGAGACTCACTACGACAACTTGGCCATGAAGGACTTATCGTCAATAAAAAAGTTGTACAGCCTACAGAAAAAGATTTACGCAACTTATTTCAAGTAAGGATTCTTCTGGAAGGTTTCTCAGCGAAATCAGCAGCAACCTATTTGCCGGAGGAAGAATTAAACTCACTTTCCAATTGCGTTAGACTAGGAAGAGAAGGTACAGTCGAAGAGATAATGGACGCTAATGAGCGATTTCATAAAATTATCGTTCAAGCCAGTGGTAACGCTCTAATGATAGATACAATCGATCGCATGAAATCCATAATTTATCTTTTTCGCAAGACCGTAGTGCTTTATAATCGCCCGCGTTTAATAGATGAGCATGAGGAAATTTATGAAGCGATCAAAGCAAGAGACGGTGAAAAAGCAAAACAGCTAATGGAAGCTCATCTGAAGGAGGATTTAGATTTTTGCCTCCATATATTAAGAAGTTCAAATCATAATCGTATATAA